Proteins from one Aspergillus nidulans FGSC A4 chromosome VIII genomic window:
- a CDS encoding dolichol phosphate-mannose biosynthesis regulatory protein (transcript_id=CADANIAT00002430) — MLGQLVGSAMLLAATAIFLYYTAWTLLMPFVDPGHPLHAFFPPRVWAIRIPVFLTLLGSAVVGTFIGIVMINSNKKKAAKAKAAAAKKKT, encoded by the exons ATG CTGGGCCAACTTGTGGGATCCGCCATGCTTTTGGCCGCTACTGCAATCTTCCTCTACTACACGGCGTGGACACTTCTCATG CCGTTTGTCGACCCCGGCCACCCTCTCCATGCCTTCTTTCCCCCTCGCGTTTGGGCCATCCGCATCCCCGTGTTCCTTACCCTTTTGGGTTCCGCTGTCGTTGGTACATTTATCGGAATAGTCATGATCAAtagcaacaagaagaaggcagcaAAGGCCAAGGCGGCGgctgcaaagaagaagacttAA
- a CDS encoding U2-type spliceosomal complex subunit CWC22 (transcript_id=CADANIAT00002431), which translates to MKAQAASLPFTPIYAAMAAIVNTKLPQVGELLLSRLIIQFRKAFKRNDKAVCISSTTFIAHLCNQQVVHEMLAAQILLLLLHKPTDDSVEIAVGLTREVGQHLEEMSGPIALAVFDQFRNILHEADIDKRVQYMIEVLFQVRKDRYKDNPAIKEELDLVEEEDQITHRIGLDDEIETQDGLNIFKYDPQWEEHEEAYKKLKAEILGEGSDDEDESGEDDESSDEESEEERQMDIKDQSNTDLVNLRRTIYLTIMSSIDFEECCHKLMKISLPAGLEPELPSMIIECCSQERTYSKFYGLIGERFAKINRLWSDLFENAFAKYYDTIHRYETNRLRNIARFFGHMLSTDALGWHVLSVIHLNEEETTSSSRIFIKILFQDLAEHLGLPKLRERMTDELLRPSFEGLFPTDNPRNTRFSINYFTSIGFGVLTEELREFLKNMPKPEVPALPPARSPSVSSRSSYSSRSRSSSYSYSRSPSYSRSPSRSRSRRRSISRGRSYSRSVSGSSRRSYTRSSYTPSRSRSPAPRSRRRSVSYSRSLSRSRSSPRRTRRGRTDSRSPPPRRSLSRSVSRSLTPPRRGGRARSYSRSPSRSLSRSVSPPPRRASARRRYSSESISPPGRARRSIPGSRSPRRPPPSRRARNYSVSRSPSPRYGRNQRRRNSSPSRSPSPPPRRRPRSPSTPPRR; encoded by the coding sequence ATGAAAGCCCAGGCGGCAAGTTTGCCGTTCACTCCCATCTACGCTGCCATGGCGGCAATTGTCAACACCAAGCTGCCGCAGGTCGGAGAACTCCTCTTGAGTAGGTTGATTATCCAGTTCCGGAAAGCTTTCAAGAGAAACGATAAGGCGGTCTGCATATCATCGACGACATTCATCGCCCATCTGTGTAACCAACAAGTGGTGCACGAAATGCTTGCGGCCCAgattctgcttcttctgcttcacAAGCCCACTGATGACAGCGTTGAGATTGCCGTGGGGCTGACGCGAGAAGTTGGCCAGCATCTGGAGGAAATGAGCGGTCCGATTGCCTTGGCCGTATTTGACCAATTCAGGAACATCTTACACGAGGCCGATATCGACAAGCGCGTGCAGTATATGATCGAAGTACTTTTCCAGGTGCGCAAGGATCGATATAAGGATAATCCTGCCATCAAGGAGGAACTTGActtggtggaggaggaggatcaaaTCACCCATCGGATTGGGCTGGATGACGAGATTGAAACTCAAGACGGTCTAAACATCTTTAAGTACGACCCTCAGTGGGAGGAGCATGAGGAGGCCtacaagaagctgaaggcaGAGATTCTTGGTGAAGGCagtgatgacgaagacgagagcggcgaagatgacgagaGCTCAGACGAGGAGtccgaagaagaacgacaGATGGACATCAAAGACCAAAGCAATACGGACCTTGTGAATCTGCGCCGAACGATTTACTTGACTATCATGTCCAGTATTGACTTTGAAGAATGTTGTCATAAGTTGATGAAAATCTCGTTGCCAGCGGGCCTGGAACCTGAACTTCCTTCTATGATCATCGAATGTTGCTCTCAAGAGCGGACGTACTCCAAGTTCTATGGTCTTATTGGTGAACGATTCGCGAAAATTAATCGCCTCTGGTCAGACCTGTTTGAAAACGCATTCGCCAAATATTATGACACGATACATCGATATGAAACCAATCGGCTGCGCAATATCGCACGTTTCTTCGGCCATATGCTGAGTACAGATGCACTTGGCTGGCATGTTCTGTCAGTCATCCACTTgaacgaagaagaaacaacgTCGAGCAGCCGTATCTTTATCAAGATCCTTTTCCAAGACCTTGCTGAACATCTTGGTCTTCCAAAATTGCGAGAACGAATGACAGACGAGCTTCTGCGCCCAAGCTTTGAGGGTCTGTTCCCGACGGACAACCCACGCAACACCCGTTTCTCAATCAACTACTTCACCAGCATCGGTTTCGGTGTCTTAACAGAGGAATTGCGCGAGTTCTTGAAAAATATGCCCAAGCCCGAAGTTCCTGCTCTGCCACCTGCGCGGTCGCCATCTGTCAGCTCCCGCTCATCCTACTCATCCCGTTCTCGTTCGAGCTCTTACTCATACTCTCGCTCCCCATCTTATTCTCGCTCTCCTtctcgcagtcgcagcaggagacgtTCAATCAGCAGAGGCAGGTCCTATTCGCGGTCTGTGTCCGGCTCATCGCGCCGAAGCTATACCCGAAGCTCTTATACCCCCTCGCGCTCTAGATCACCCGCGCCGcgaagccgccgccgctcagTCTCATACAGTCGGTCTCTATCTCGCAGCCGCAGCTCACCCCGTCGAACTCGCCGTGGACGTACGGACTCTCGATCCCCGCCTCCACGCCGTAGTTTGAGCCGCAGTGTCTCTCGCTCCCTCACTCCACCTCGACGAGGCGGAAGAGCCCGTAGCTACTCCAGGTCACCCTCCCGGTCACTCTCCCGGTCTGTCTCCCCGCCACCCCGCCGAGCATCTGCCCGTAGACGCTACTCGTCAGAGTCGATTTCGCCTCCTGGACGGGCCAGGAGGAGCATTCCCGGATCCCGCTCGCCGCGACGCCCACCGCCCAGCCGTCGGGCCAGAAATTATTCTGTTTCTCGATCGCCTAGCCCTCGGTATGGTAGAAACCAGCGCCGACGGAACTCCAGCCCATCGCGATCTCCGTCTCCCCCACCCCGTCGGCGCCCGCGATCTCCTTCAACGCCGCCTCGTCGGTAG